In a single window of the Pseudodesulfovibrio profundus genome:
- a CDS encoding amino acid ABC transporter permease, translating to MAFDFEPSVVIDSIPLLMGGAKITIILTIGGLFFGFIIGAVTGMMKLSRNMLVRKIAGIYIESIRGTPMLVQAMFLYFGVPMALGIRIPAMMAGIIVIAINSGAYIAEIVRGAVQSINSGQAEAGRSIGLTRFQTMRYVVWPQAFRRMIPPLGNQFIISLKDTSLLMIIGVGELLRTGDEIVAVNFRSFEVYLACGLVYLAMTMSIAKALKIVEKRMHIQGK from the coding sequence ATGGCTTTTGATTTTGAACCGTCCGTGGTGATCGACTCCATTCCCCTGCTCATGGGGGGAGCGAAGATCACCATCATTTTGACAATCGGAGGACTGTTCTTCGGTTTCATCATCGGTGCCGTAACGGGCATGATGAAGCTGTCGCGCAACATGCTCGTACGTAAAATAGCTGGAATATATATCGAATCCATTCGAGGAACCCCCATGCTGGTGCAGGCCATGTTCCTCTATTTCGGCGTTCCCATGGCGCTTGGCATTCGCATACCGGCCATGATGGCGGGTATTATCGTTATCGCGATCAACTCGGGTGCCTACATAGCCGAGATCGTGCGTGGAGCTGTTCAATCCATTAATTCAGGGCAGGCCGAAGCCGGTCGTTCCATTGGACTGACCCGTTTTCAGACCATGCGCTATGTGGTTTGGCCCCAGGCATTTCGTCGCATGATTCCCCCCCTGGGCAACCAGTTCATCATCAGCTTGAAAGACACCTCACTGCTCATGATCATTGGTGTCGGAGAACTGCTGCGTACTGGTGATGAGATCGTGGCCGTCAACTTCCGATCCTTTGAAGTGTATCTGGCGTGTGGTCTCGTTTACCTGGCCATGACCATGTCCATTGCCAAGGCTCTCAAGATCGTTGAAAAGCGCATGCACATCCAAGGCAAGTAG